One Streptomyces sp. L2 genomic window carries:
- a CDS encoding Glu/Leu/Phe/Val dehydrogenase dimerization domain-containing protein, translated as MTDVTGAPADVLHTLFHSDQGGHEQVVLCQDRASGLKAVIALHSTALGPALGGTRFYPYATEAEAVADALNLARGMSYKNAMAGLDHGGGKAVIIGDPERDKSEALLLAYGRMVASLGGRYVTACDVGTYVADMDVVARECRWTTGRSPENGGAGDSSVLTSFGVYQGMRASAQHLWGDPSLRDRKVGVAGVGKVGHHLVKHLLDEGAEVVVTDVREDAVQRLLDQYPGRVSAVADTEALIRVEGLDIYAPCALGGALNDDSVPVLTAKVVCGAANNQLAHPGVEKDLADRGILYAPDYVVNAGGVIQVADELHGFDFERCKAKAAKIFDTTLAIFARAKDDGIPPAAAADRIAEQRMAEARGAH; from the coding sequence GTGACCGACGTAACCGGCGCGCCTGCTGATGTCCTGCACACCCTGTTCCACTCGGACCAGGGCGGCCATGAGCAGGTCGTGCTCTGCCAGGACCGCGCCAGCGGCCTCAAGGCCGTGATCGCCCTCCACTCCACCGCTCTGGGTCCCGCCCTCGGCGGTACCCGCTTCTACCCGTACGCGACCGAGGCGGAGGCCGTCGCCGACGCCCTCAACCTCGCGCGCGGCATGTCGTACAAGAACGCCATGGCCGGTCTGGACCACGGCGGCGGCAAGGCCGTCATCATCGGCGACCCCGAGCGCGACAAGAGCGAGGCGCTGCTCCTCGCCTACGGCCGCATGGTCGCCTCGCTCGGCGGGCGCTACGTCACCGCGTGCGACGTCGGCACCTATGTCGCCGACATGGACGTCGTGGCCCGTGAGTGCCGCTGGACCACCGGCCGCTCCCCCGAGAACGGCGGGGCCGGCGACTCCTCGGTGCTCACCTCCTTCGGCGTCTACCAGGGCATGCGCGCCTCCGCGCAGCACCTGTGGGGCGACCCGTCGCTGCGCGACCGCAAGGTGGGCGTGGCCGGCGTCGGCAAGGTCGGTCACCACCTGGTGAAGCACCTGCTGGACGAGGGCGCCGAGGTCGTCGTCACGGACGTGCGCGAGGACGCCGTACAGCGGCTCCTGGACCAGTACCCGGGGCGGGTCTCGGCGGTCGCCGACACCGAGGCGCTGATCCGCGTGGAGGGGCTCGACATCTACGCCCCCTGCGCGCTGGGCGGCGCCCTGAACGACGACTCCGTGCCCGTGCTCACCGCCAAGGTGGTGTGCGGCGCCGCGAACAACCAGCTGGCCCACCCGGGTGTGGAGAAGGACCTCGCCGACCGCGGGATCCTCTACGCGCCGGACTACGTGGTGAACGCCGGCGGTGTCATCCAGGTGGCCGACGAGCTGCACGGGTTCGACTTCGAGCGGTGCAAGGCGAAGGCGGCGAAGATCTTCGACACCACGCTCGCGATCTTCGCACGTGCGAAGGACGACGGGATCCCGCCGGCCGCGGCGGCCGACCGGATCGCCGAGCAGCGCATGGCGGAGGCGCGCGGGGCGCACTGA
- the bldC gene encoding developmental transcriptional regulator BldC, with protein sequence MTARTPDAEPLLTPAEVATMFRVDPKTVTRWAKAGKLTSIRTLGGHRRYREAEVRALLAGIPQQRSEA encoded by the coding sequence ATGACCGCTCGCACCCCTGATGCCGAGCCGCTGCTGACCCCGGCTGAGGTCGCCACCATGTTCCGCGTGGACCCGAAGACGGTCACGCGGTGGGCGAAGGCCGGCAAGCTCACATCCATTCGTACGCTCGGCGGGCACCGCCGCTATCGCGAGGCCGAGGTGCGCGCACTGCTGGCGGGCATCCCGCAGCAGCGCAGCGAGGCCTGA
- a CDS encoding DEAD/DEAH box helicase, whose product MSVSSSDQIVMPENDNDNADEIVNDLAAVSEASDVATEVTEADEAADTQTAQSPQTPQITFADLGLPEGIVRKLAQNGVTTPFPIQAATIPDALAGKDILGRGRTGSGKTLSFGLPTLATLAGGRTAKHKPRAVILTPTRELAMQVADALQPYGDVLGLKMKVVCGGTSMGNQIYALERGVDILVATPGRLRDIINRGACSLEDVRIAVLDEADQMSDLGFLPEVTELLDQVPAGGQRMLFSATMENEIKTLVDRYLAEPVLHEVDAAQGAVTTMSHHILIVKPKDKAPVTAAIASRKGRTIIFVRTQLGADRVAEQLRESGVKADALHGGMTQGARTRTLADFKDGYVNVLVATDVAARGIHVDGIDLVLNVDPAGDHKDYLHRAGRTARAGRTGTVVSLSLPHQRRQIFRLMEDAGVDAGRHIIQGGAAFDPEVAEITGARSMTEVQAESAGNAAQQAEREVAQLTKQLERAQRRAAELREDADRLVARVARERGEDPETAVAEAQAAAEEAVAEASVPEQPAAREERPADGPSYERRERRGFDRRDDRGDRGDRGGRNFERRDRGFDRDRDNRGGDRGGRGFERRDDNRRDDRRPFDRDRDNRGGRGFERRDDRPGFRRDDRDNRGDRGGRGFERRDDNRRDDRRPFDRDRDRDNRGGRGFEGDRGGRGFERRDDRPGFRRDDRGGHRGSDRPFNRDRRDDRPGFRSGGHDRPYGRRDDHRGSGTGSFGRRDDKPRWKRNG is encoded by the coding sequence ATGTCCGTGTCCAGTTCAGACCAGATCGTCATGCCCGAGAACGACAACGACAACGCCGACGAGATCGTGAACGACCTCGCCGCCGTGTCGGAGGCGTCGGACGTGGCGACCGAGGTCACCGAGGCCGACGAGGCCGCTGACACCCAGACCGCTCAGTCCCCCCAGACCCCCCAGATCACCTTCGCCGACCTCGGCCTCCCCGAGGGCATCGTGCGCAAGCTCGCGCAGAACGGCGTGACCACCCCCTTCCCGATCCAGGCCGCGACCATCCCGGACGCCCTGGCCGGCAAGGACATCCTCGGCCGTGGCCGCACCGGCTCCGGCAAGACCCTCTCCTTCGGTCTGCCGACGCTGGCGACCCTGGCCGGCGGCCGCACCGCCAAGCACAAGCCGCGCGCCGTGATCCTCACGCCGACCCGCGAGCTGGCCATGCAGGTGGCCGACGCCCTCCAGCCGTACGGCGACGTCCTCGGCCTGAAGATGAAGGTCGTCTGCGGCGGCACGTCGATGGGCAACCAGATCTACGCCCTGGAGCGCGGCGTCGACATCCTCGTCGCCACTCCGGGCCGGCTGCGCGACATCATCAACCGCGGCGCCTGCTCCCTGGAGGACGTGCGGATCGCCGTCCTGGACGAGGCCGACCAGATGTCCGACCTGGGCTTCCTGCCCGAGGTCACCGAGCTCCTCGACCAGGTCCCGGCCGGCGGCCAGCGGATGCTGTTCTCCGCCACCATGGAGAACGAGATCAAGACCCTGGTCGACCGCTACCTGGCCGAGCCCGTCCTGCACGAGGTGGACGCGGCCCAGGGCGCGGTGACGACCATGTCCCACCACATCCTGATCGTGAAGCCCAAGGACAAGGCGCCGGTCACGGCCGCGATCGCCTCCCGCAAGGGCCGCACGATCATCTTCGTCCGCACCCAGCTGGGCGCCGACCGCGTCGCCGAGCAGCTGCGCGAGTCGGGCGTGAAGGCGGACGCGCTGCACGGCGGCATGACCCAGGGCGCCCGCACCCGCACGCTGGCCGACTTCAAGGACGGCTACGTCAACGTCCTCGTCGCCACCGACGTCGCCGCGCGCGGCATCCACGTCGACGGCATCGACCTGGTCCTCAACGTGGACCCGGCCGGCGACCACAAGGACTACCTGCACCGCGCCGGCCGCACGGCCCGCGCCGGCCGCACCGGCACGGTCGTCTCCCTCTCCCTGCCGCACCAGCGGCGCCAGATCTTCCGCCTGATGGAGGACGCCGGCGTCGACGCGGGCCGCCACATCATCCAGGGCGGGGCCGCCTTCGACCCGGAGGTCGCCGAGATCACCGGCGCCCGCTCCATGACGGAGGTCCAGGCCGAGTCCGCGGGCAACGCCGCCCAGCAGGCCGAGCGCGAGGTCGCCCAGCTCACCAAGCAGCTGGAGCGCGCCCAGCGCCGCGCGGCCGAGCTGCGCGAGGACGCCGACCGGCTGGTCGCCCGAGTCGCCCGCGAGCGCGGCGAGGACCCGGAGACCGCGGTGGCCGAGGCCCAGGCAGCGGCCGAGGAGGCCGTGGCCGAGGCATCGGTCCCGGAGCAGCCGGCGGCGCGCGAGGAGCGTCCGGCGGACGGACCGTCGTACGAGCGCCGGGAGCGGCGCGGCTTCGACCGCCGCGACGACCGGGGTGACCGGGGCGACCGTGGTGGCCGTAACTTCGAGCGCCGGGACCGTGGCTTCGACCGCGACCGCGACAACCGTGGCGGCGACCGTGGTGGCCGTGGCTTCGAGCGCCGCGACGACAACCGCCGCGACGACCGCCGCCCGTTCGACCGCGACCGCGACAACCGTGGTGGCCGTGGCTTCGAGCGCCGTGACGACCGTCCGGGCTTCCGCCGCGACGACCGGGACAACCGGGGCGACCGCGGTGGCCGTGGCTTCGAGCGCCGCGACGACAACCGCCGCGACGACCGCCGCCCCTTCGACCGGGACCGTGACCGCGACAACCGTGGTGGCCGTGGCTTCGAGGGTGACCGCGGTGGCCGTGGCTTCGAGCGCCGTGACGACCGTCCCGGCTTCCGCCGCGACGACCGCGGCGGCCACCGGGGCAGCGACCGCCCGTTCAACCGCGACCGCCGCGACGACCGCCCGGGCTTCCGCTCCGGCGGCCACGACCGCCCCTACGGCCGCCGCGACGACCACCGAGGCAGCGGCACCGGCTCCTTCGGCCGCCGCGACGACAAGCCCCGCTG
- the hrpA gene encoding ATP-dependent RNA helicase HrpA produces the protein MSTHPASDLGALASRLAELSLRDAHRLGRRLEGARKIRKPEARAAVLAEIEAEVGKAEARMAERRGRVPAVSYPGQLPVSQKKDDIAAAIRDHQVVIVAGETGSGKTTQIPKICMELGRGVRGMIGHTQPRRIAARTVAERVAEELDTPLGAAVGWKVRFTDQVNPDGTFIKLMTDGILLAEIQTDRELRAYDTIIIDEAHERSLNIDFLLGYLAQLLPRRPDLKVVITSATIDPERFSRHFGDAPIIEVSGRTYPVEVRYRPLLEEGSGDGADADRDQITAITDAVEELMGEGKGDVLVFLSGEREIRDTADALIKKQYKFVEVLPLYARLSHAEQHRVFQPHTGRRIVLATNVAETSLTVPGIKYVIDPGFARISRYSHRTKVQRLPIEPVSQASANQRKGRCGRTSDGICIRLYSEDDFEARPEFTDAEILRTNLASVILQMTAAGLGDIEKFPFIDPPDHRNIRDGVQLLQELGALDPAQKDARKRLTETGRKLAQLPVDPRLARMVLEADKNGCVREVMVIAAALSIQDPRERPAEKQAQADQQHARFKDETSDFLAYLNLWRYVREQQKERGSSSFRRMCKQEYLNFLRIREWQDIYSQLRTVAKQMGIHLDENDAPGDRIHVSLLAGLLSHIGMKDVKDGNKNEYLGARNAKFAVFPGSALFRKQPRFVMSAELVETSRLWARVNAKIEPEWVEPLAGHLLKRTYSEPHWEKDQAAVMAYEKVTLYGVPIVAQRKVNYGRIDPEVSRELFIRNALVEGDWRTHHKFFADNRKLLSEVEELEHRARRRDIVVDDETLFDFYEQRVPEHVVSGAHFDSWWKRKRHEQPEFLDFEREMLIRESAEAVTKADYPDSWRQGPLKFRVTYQFEPGADADGVTVHVPLQVLNQVTDEGFDWQIPGLREELVTELIRSLPKPIRRNYVPAPNFARRFLEVAEPLREPLTVAMARELKRMVGVPFEAEDFDRSKVPDHLRITFRIVDERRRKLAEDKGLEALKLRLKPKARQALSQAAAATASREGGPSLERKGLTDWTIGTLTRVFETRRAGQPVKAYPALVDDGDTVSVRLFDTEAEQAEAMWKGTRRLILRNIPVNPGKFASDRLTNAQKLALSANPHGSVQALFDDCAMAAADKLIGDFGGPVWDEESYRKLYDKVRAEIVDTTVRAVGQVQQVLAAWQACERRLKAVSSPVLLANLTDVRRQLDALVKPGFVTWAGIRRLPDLMRYLVAADRRLQQMPTSVQRDTTRMEKVHEMRDEYAWLLEQLPRGLPVPSAVLDIRWMLEELRVSYFAHALGTAYPVSDKRIVKAIDAAVP, from the coding sequence ATGTCTACGCATCCCGCCTCTGACCTGGGCGCCCTCGCTTCCCGTCTGGCCGAGTTGTCGTTGCGCGATGCGCACCGGCTCGGGCGGCGGCTGGAGGGTGCGCGCAAGATTCGTAAGCCGGAGGCCCGTGCCGCCGTTCTCGCCGAGATCGAGGCGGAGGTCGGCAAGGCCGAGGCCCGGATGGCCGAGCGGCGGGGCCGCGTGCCCGCCGTCTCGTATCCCGGGCAGCTGCCGGTCAGCCAGAAGAAGGACGACATCGCGGCGGCCATCCGGGATCACCAGGTGGTCATCGTCGCAGGTGAGACCGGGTCCGGTAAGACCACGCAGATCCCGAAGATCTGTATGGAGCTGGGCCGGGGTGTGCGCGGGATGATCGGGCACACCCAGCCCCGGCGGATCGCCGCCCGTACCGTCGCCGAGCGGGTGGCCGAGGAGCTGGACACTCCGCTCGGCGCGGCCGTCGGCTGGAAGGTGCGGTTCACCGACCAGGTGAACCCGGACGGCACGTTCATCAAGCTGATGACCGACGGCATCCTGCTCGCCGAGATCCAGACCGACCGCGAGCTGCGCGCCTACGACACGATCATCATCGACGAGGCCCACGAGCGGTCCCTCAACATCGACTTCCTGCTCGGGTACCTGGCGCAGTTGCTGCCGCGCCGGCCGGATCTGAAGGTCGTCATCACGTCGGCGACCATCGACCCGGAGCGGTTCTCCCGGCACTTCGGGGACGCGCCGATCATCGAGGTCAGCGGGCGGACGTATCCGGTGGAGGTGCGGTACCGGCCGCTGCTGGAGGAGGGTTCCGGGGACGGCGCGGACGCCGACCGGGACCAGATCACGGCGATCACGGACGCCGTCGAGGAGCTGATGGGCGAGGGGAAGGGCGACGTCCTCGTCTTCCTCTCCGGGGAGCGGGAGATCCGGGACACGGCGGACGCGCTGATCAAGAAGCAGTACAAGTTCGTGGAAGTGCTGCCGCTGTACGCGCGGCTGTCGCACGCCGAACAGCACCGGGTGTTCCAGCCGCACACCGGGCGCAGGATCGTGCTGGCGACGAACGTGGCCGAGACGTCGCTGACCGTGCCCGGCATCAAGTACGTCATCGACCCGGGCTTCGCCCGTATCTCCCGCTACAGCCACCGCACGAAGGTGCAGCGGCTGCCGATCGAGCCGGTCTCGCAGGCCAGCGCCAACCAGCGCAAGGGCCGCTGCGGGCGCACCAGTGACGGCATCTGCATCCGGCTCTACAGCGAGGACGACTTCGAGGCGCGGCCGGAGTTCACCGACGCCGAGATCCTGCGCACGAACCTGGCGTCGGTCATCCTCCAGATGACCGCGGCCGGCCTCGGCGACATCGAGAAGTTCCCGTTCATCGACCCGCCGGACCACCGCAACATCCGTGACGGCGTGCAGCTGTTGCAGGAGCTGGGCGCGCTGGACCCGGCGCAGAAGGACGCGCGCAAGCGGCTCACGGAGACCGGCCGGAAGCTGGCGCAGCTGCCGGTCGACCCGCGTCTGGCCCGGATGGTGCTGGAGGCGGACAAGAACGGCTGCGTCCGCGAGGTCATGGTGATCGCGGCGGCGCTGTCCATCCAGGACCCGCGCGAGCGTCCGGCGGAGAAGCAGGCGCAGGCCGACCAGCAGCACGCCCGGTTCAAGGACGAGACCAGCGACTTCCTGGCGTATCTGAACCTGTGGCGGTACGTCCGTGAGCAGCAGAAGGAGCGGGGCTCCAGTTCGTTCCGGCGGATGTGCAAGCAGGAGTACCTGAACTTCCTGCGCATCCGTGAGTGGCAGGACATCTACTCGCAGTTGCGTACGGTCGCCAAGCAGATGGGCATCCACCTCGACGAGAACGACGCCCCCGGCGACCGTATCCATGTCTCGCTCCTCGCCGGTCTCCTCTCCCACATCGGGATGAAGGACGTGAAGGACGGCAACAAGAACGAGTACCTGGGGGCGCGGAACGCGAAGTTCGCGGTGTTCCCGGGTTCGGCGCTGTTCCGCAAGCAGCCGCGGTTCGTGATGTCGGCGGAGCTGGTGGAGACCTCGCGGCTGTGGGCGCGGGTCAACGCGAAGATCGAGCCGGAATGGGTCGAGCCGCTGGCCGGGCACCTGCTGAAGCGGACATACAGCGAGCCGCACTGGGAGAAGGACCAGGCGGCCGTGATGGCGTACGAGAAGGTGACGCTGTACGGCGTCCCGATCGTCGCGCAGCGGAAGGTGAACTACGGGCGGATCGACCCGGAGGTCAGCCGGGAGCTGTTCATCCGCAACGCGCTGGTGGAGGGCGACTGGCGTACGCACCACAAGTTCTTCGCGGACAACCGGAAGCTGCTCAGCGAGGTCGAGGAGCTGGAGCACCGGGCGCGGCGCCGGGACATCGTCGTGGACGACGAGACGCTGTTCGACTTCTACGAGCAGCGGGTGCCCGAGCACGTCGTCTCCGGGGCGCACTTCGACTCGTGGTGGAAGCGGAAGCGGCACGAGCAGCCGGAGTTCCTGGACTTCGAGCGGGAGATGCTGATCCGGGAGTCGGCGGAGGCGGTCACCAAGGCCGACTATCCGGACTCCTGGCGGCAGGGGCCGCTGAAGTTCCGGGTGACGTACCAGTTCGAGCCGGGTGCGGACGCGGACGGCGTGACCGTGCACGTGCCGCTCCAGGTGCTGAACCAGGTCACCGACGAGGGCTTCGACTGGCAGATCCCGGGGCTGCGGGAGGAGTTGGTGACGGAGCTGATCCGTTCGCTGCCCAAGCCGATCCGCCGCAACTACGTGCCGGCGCCGAACTTCGCGCGGCGGTTCCTGGAGGTGGCGGAGCCGCTGCGGGAGCCGCTGACCGTGGCGATGGCGCGGGAGCTGAAGCGGATGGTGGGGGTGCCGTTCGAGGCCGAGGACTTCGACCGGTCGAAGGTGCCGGACCATCTGCGGATCACGTTCCGGATCGTCGACGAGCGGCGTCGCAAGCTCGCGGAGGACAAGGGCCTCGAAGCGCTGAAGCTGCGGCTGAAGCCGAAGGCGCGCCAGGCGCTGTCGCAGGCCGCGGCGGCGACGGCGTCCCGTGAGGGCGGGCCGTCGCTGGAGCGGAAGGGGCTCACGGACTGGACGATCGGCACGCTGACCCGGGTCTTCGAGACGCGTCGCGCGGGGCAGCCGGTGAAGGCGTACCCGGCGCTGGTGGACGACGGTGACACGGTGTCCGTGCGGCTGTTCGACACGGAGGCGGAGCAGGCCGAGGCGATGTGGAAGGGTACGCGGCGGCTGATCCTGCGGAACATTCCGGTGAATCCGGGGAAGTTCGCGAGCGATCGCCTGACGAACGCGCAGAAGCTGGCGCTGTCCGCGAACCCGCACGGCTCGGTGCAGGCCCTCTTCGACGACTGTGCGATGGCGGCGGCGGACAAGCTGATCGGTGATTTCGGCGGGCCGGTGTGGGACGAGGAGTCGTACCGGAAGCTGTACGACAAGGTGCGCGCGGAGATCGTCGACACGACGGTCCGGGCGGTCGGGCAGGTGCAGCAGGTGCTGGCCGCCTGGCAGGCCTGTGAGCGGCGCCTGAAGGCCGTGAGCAGTCCTGTGCTGCTGGCGAACCTGACGGACGTGCGCAGGCAGCTGGACGCCCTGGTGAAGCCCGGATTCGTGACGTGGGCGGGGATACGGCGGCTGCCGGACCTGATGCGCTACCTGGTGGCCGCCGACCGGCGTCTGCAGCAGATGCCGACGAGTGTGCAGCGGGACACCACGCGCATGGAGAAGGTCCACGAGATGCGGGACGAGTACGCGTGGCTGCTGGAGCAGTTGCCGCGGGGGCTGCCCGTGCCGTCCGCCGTGCTGGACATCCGCTGGATGCTGGAGGAGCTGCGCGTCAGCTATTTCGCGCACGCGCTGGGGACGGCGTACCCGGTGTCCGACAAGCGGATCGTGAAGGCGATCGACGCGGCCGTTCCGTAG
- a CDS encoding DUF6274 family protein yields the protein MAASVRHETRALLRAHLSAASAYRHLTRHCPICHRLLRLAMDSVPPTAPARGEGEKAPAV from the coding sequence ATGGCGGCATCGGTCAGGCACGAGACGCGGGCGCTGCTCAGGGCCCATCTGTCGGCCGCCTCGGCCTACCGGCACCTCACCCGCCACTGCCCGATCTGTCACCGCCTTCTGCGCCTCGCGATGGATTCCGTCCCCCCGACCGCGCCGGCCCGGGGCGAGGGCGAGAAGGCCCCTGCCGTGTGA
- a CDS encoding metallophosphoesterase, with protein MVRVSAPAQRSLPARTLDRVRHTLDRARRTLNRARRTREPSPARPGHPAHPALPDLELAGGRPSPWLRALGLTAVVVAGAWLGLLIVGNVRAQVGPMNTTMALRPSLTGGTKINVSPLGALTLDTHVAPVRLDVNVDQLDPERAQALVDHPERISGLQDEVTHDVEHGTLDLAVRSGVAVVSGAMALGLAVYRRPRRALAAGGLAFTLLATSGATAYATWNPESVLEPKFSGLLTSAPSLVGNARNIVTEFDVYQKELARLVTNVTKLYDVTSTLPAYQPDPSTVRVLHVSDIHLNPASWKIIASLVEQYKVNVVVDSGDTMDHGTAAENGFLDPIGDLGVPYVWVRGNHDSLTTQRRLQHMKNVHVLDDGRAETIAGLRFAGIGDPQFTPDRSVQPGGDAAERLAGDRLATALRSQRAAGTPVDVAIAHEPSAARETDGTVPLVLAGHLHRESTEVMRYGTRLRVEGSTGGSGLRAVDDKYPDPIEASILYFDRDTRRLQAWDAIKLGGLGLTTAEVSRHLPEENQPGATPVPSTRTPSTRGTPATPAPPSGPPSPSSRRSP; from the coding sequence ATGGTCCGCGTATCCGCCCCCGCCCAGCGCAGCCTGCCCGCCCGGACCCTCGACCGCGTACGCCACACCCTCGACCGCGCACGCCGCACCCTGAACCGCGCGCGCCGCACTCGCGAACCGTCACCGGCTCGACCCGGTCACCCCGCCCACCCCGCCCTCCCGGACCTCGAACTCGCCGGCGGCCGCCCCAGCCCCTGGCTCCGCGCCCTCGGCCTCACCGCCGTCGTCGTCGCCGGCGCCTGGCTGGGCCTGCTGATCGTCGGGAACGTACGGGCTCAGGTCGGCCCGATGAACACCACGATGGCGCTACGGCCCTCCCTCACCGGCGGCACGAAGATCAACGTCTCCCCGCTCGGCGCACTCACCCTGGACACGCACGTCGCCCCCGTCCGGCTCGACGTCAACGTCGACCAGCTCGACCCCGAACGCGCCCAGGCCCTCGTCGACCACCCCGAACGCATCTCCGGCCTCCAGGACGAGGTCACCCACGACGTCGAACACGGCACCCTCGACCTCGCCGTACGCTCCGGCGTCGCCGTCGTCAGCGGCGCCATGGCCCTCGGCCTCGCCGTCTACCGCCGCCCCCGCCGCGCCCTCGCCGCCGGCGGACTCGCCTTCACCCTGCTCGCGACCTCCGGCGCCACGGCCTACGCCACCTGGAACCCCGAATCGGTCCTGGAACCGAAGTTCTCCGGACTGCTCACCTCGGCACCCTCCCTGGTCGGCAACGCACGCAACATCGTCACGGAATTCGACGTCTACCAGAAGGAACTGGCACGCCTGGTGACCAACGTGACCAAGCTGTACGACGTCACATCCACGCTCCCCGCCTACCAGCCGGACCCCTCCACCGTCCGCGTCCTGCACGTCTCCGACATCCACCTCAACCCGGCCAGCTGGAAGATCATTGCCTCGCTGGTGGAGCAGTACAAGGTGAACGTGGTCGTCGACTCCGGCGACACCATGGACCACGGCACGGCGGCCGAGAACGGCTTCCTCGACCCGATCGGCGACCTGGGCGTGCCCTACGTCTGGGTACGGGGCAACCACGACTCCCTGACCACCCAGCGCCGTCTCCAGCACATGAAGAACGTGCACGTCCTGGACGACGGCCGGGCCGAGACCATCGCCGGCCTGCGCTTCGCCGGCATCGGCGATCCGCAGTTCACCCCCGACCGCTCCGTCCAGCCCGGCGGCGACGCGGCCGAGCGGCTCGCGGGCGACCGGCTCGCCACGGCCCTGCGGTCCCAGCGCGCGGCGGGCACCCCGGTGGACGTGGCGATCGCACACGAACCCTCGGCCGCACGGGAGACCGACGGCACGGTCCCCCTCGTCCTCGCCGGCCACCTGCACCGCGAAAGCACCGAGGTCATGAGGTACGGCACCCGGCTGCGCGTCGAGGGCTCCACGGGCGGAAGCGGGCTGCGGGCCGTCGACGACAAGTATCCCGACCCCATCGAGGCGTCGATCCTCTACTTCGACCGGGACACCCGCCGGCTCCAGGCCTGGGACGCGATCAAGCTCGGCGGCCTCGGTCTCACGACAGCCGAGGTCAGCCGCCACCTGCCGGAGGAGAACCAGCCCGGCGCCACCCCGGTCCCGAGCACCCGGACCCCGAGCACCCGCGGGACCCCGGCCACGCCCGCACCCCCTTCCGGGCCGCCCTCACCGTCCTCCCGGCGCTCCCCTTAA
- a CDS encoding metallopeptidase family protein has product MLEMTREEFEELVAEALDRIPPELTRLMDNVAVFVEDEPPAGDPDLLGLYEGTPLTERGEWYAGVLPDRITIYRGPTLRFCASREDVVAETEVTVVHEVAHHFGIDDARLHALGYG; this is encoded by the coding sequence GTGCTGGAGATGACGCGCGAGGAGTTCGAGGAACTGGTCGCCGAGGCGCTGGACCGGATCCCGCCGGAACTGACACGGCTGATGGACAACGTCGCGGTGTTCGTCGAGGACGAACCGCCCGCCGGCGATCCCGATCTGCTCGGGTTGTACGAGGGGACGCCGCTGACCGAGCGCGGGGAGTGGTACGCGGGCGTGCTGCCGGACCGGATCACCATCTACCGGGGGCCGACGCTCAGGTTCTGCGCGAGCCGCGAGGACGTGGTCGCGGAGACGGAGGTCACCGTCGTCCACGAGGTGGCCCATCACTTCGGCATCGACGACGCACGGCTGCACGCGCTCGGCTACGGGTGA